Proteins encoded in a region of the Saccharothrix ecbatanensis genome:
- a CDS encoding heat shock protein transcriptional repressor HspR, translated as MSFPFPPGTDEDTPFFVISVAAQLSGLHAQTLRSYDRLGLVSPGRTSGGGRRYSMRDIVLLREVQRLSQEEGVNLAGVKRIIELENEVGALRAQVNELAEQLASAMAAAEHAAASVHASYRRDLVPVRHETALVVWKPNKR; from the coding sequence GTGAGCTTCCCGTTCCCGCCCGGCACCGACGAGGACACCCCGTTCTTCGTCATCTCCGTGGCGGCCCAGTTGTCCGGCTTGCACGCCCAGACCCTCCGGTCCTACGACCGGCTGGGTCTGGTGTCGCCGGGCCGCACTTCCGGCGGTGGGCGCCGGTACTCGATGCGCGACATCGTGCTGCTGCGGGAGGTGCAGCGCCTCTCGCAGGAGGAGGGCGTCAACCTCGCCGGGGTCAAGCGGATCATCGAGCTGGAGAACGAGGTCGGCGCGCTGCGCGCCCAGGTGAACGAGCTGGCGGAACAGCTCGCGTCCGCCATGGCCGCCGCCGAGCACGCCGCAGCCTCGGTCCACGCGTCGTACCGCCGTGACCTGGTCCCGGTGCGCCACGAGACCGCCCTGGTCGTCTGGAAACCGAACAAACGCTGA
- the grpE gene encoding nucleotide exchange factor GrpE, with protein MTKPEEQPHVVVRDRRRVDPDTGEMRTPSPEETPAESTGAQAGAQTGAGSGAENGAETGPESGSASGSASDSVPDSVSGSLSDSEPGSASGPAGGGKHAAPDLPDPAQAVTDPSVELKAQLDERTADLQRLTAEYANYRKRVDRDREVVITTAKAQVAGELLSVLDDIERAGAHGDLTGAFKAVADKLVGALHGTGLAPFGHEGEEFDPSVHEAVQHSTSPDVSGPTVTAVLRRGYRFGERVLRPALVAVTDHEPGSEPAPVSVAEPVAEPVEESADQSAGKPASESAEKSAEEQHQQD; from the coding sequence GTGACCAAGCCCGAGGAACAGCCCCACGTCGTGGTGCGCGACCGCAGGCGCGTCGACCCGGACACCGGTGAGATGCGCACCCCGTCGCCCGAGGAGACGCCGGCCGAGTCGACGGGTGCCCAGGCGGGCGCCCAGACAGGTGCCGGGTCGGGCGCGGAGAACGGCGCTGAGACCGGCCCCGAGTCCGGCTCTGCGTCCGGCTCTGCGTCGGATTCCGTGCCGGACTCTGTGTCGGGCTCGCTCTCGGACTCGGAGCCCGGTTCGGCGTCCGGCCCGGCGGGTGGCGGCAAGCACGCCGCCCCCGACCTGCCGGACCCGGCCCAGGCCGTGACCGACCCGAGCGTCGAGCTGAAGGCGCAGCTGGACGAGCGGACCGCCGACCTCCAGCGGTTGACTGCGGAGTACGCCAACTACCGCAAGCGCGTCGACCGCGACCGGGAAGTGGTGATCACCACCGCCAAGGCGCAGGTGGCCGGCGAGCTGCTGTCCGTGCTGGACGACATCGAGCGGGCCGGCGCGCACGGTGACCTGACCGGCGCGTTCAAGGCGGTGGCCGACAAGCTGGTCGGCGCGCTGCACGGCACCGGTCTGGCGCCGTTCGGGCACGAGGGTGAGGAGTTCGACCCGTCCGTCCACGAGGCCGTGCAGCACAGCACGTCCCCGGACGTCAGCGGGCCGACCGTCACCGCCGTGCTGCGTCGCGGCTACCGGTTCGGCGAGCGCGTGCTGCGGCCCGCGCTGGTCGCGGTGACCGATCACGAGCCGGGTTCCGAGCCCGCGCCCGTGTCCGTCGCCGAGCCCGTGGCCGAGCCGGTCGAGGAGTCCGCCGACCAGTCCGCCGGCAAGCCCGCGTCGGAGTCCGCCGAGAAGTCCGCCGAAGAGCAGCACCAGCAGGATTGA
- a CDS encoding FAD-binding oxidoreductase gives MVRMIRESFAVVEPRQDEVAKFFYGMLFSLAPATREMFPANMEVQRSRLLRALVHVVQMVDRPDDLIPFLRQLGRDHRKFGVVNVHYESVGMALLSAVKKFAGPAWTPQVEMAWAEAYTIMARAMQEAAAADDGPAYWHATVLEHQRVSWDLAVVRLQPDHPVGYQAGQYVSVETPQRARLWRYYSPANAPRDDGIIEFHIRSVEGGWVSRSIVGHTQPGDVWRIGPPMGRLSVDRKSGRDVLMVAGGTGVAPMHAIIDEMAQWGENPRVHLFMGGRTREDLYDLDNLQRFAMTNPWLTVVPVLESDPGARGVEQGTLADVVTRYGAWEERDVLVCGSPSMIRATVSRMLVAGTPLDRIKYDPFTLD, from the coding sequence ATGGTGCGGATGATCCGGGAGAGCTTCGCGGTGGTGGAGCCGCGCCAGGACGAAGTCGCGAAGTTCTTCTACGGCATGCTCTTCAGTCTCGCGCCGGCGACCCGTGAAATGTTCCCCGCGAACATGGAGGTCCAGCGCAGCCGACTGCTGCGCGCCCTGGTCCACGTCGTGCAGATGGTGGACCGCCCGGACGACCTGATCCCGTTCCTCCGCCAACTCGGGCGTGACCACCGCAAGTTCGGTGTCGTCAACGTGCACTACGAGTCGGTCGGCATGGCGCTGCTGTCGGCGGTCAAGAAGTTCGCCGGACCGGCGTGGACGCCGCAGGTCGAGATGGCCTGGGCCGAGGCGTACACGATCATGGCGCGGGCCATGCAGGAGGCCGCGGCCGCCGACGACGGGCCTGCGTACTGGCACGCGACCGTGCTGGAGCACCAGCGGGTGAGCTGGGACCTGGCCGTCGTGCGGTTGCAGCCCGATCACCCGGTCGGGTACCAGGCCGGTCAGTACGTCAGCGTGGAGACGCCGCAGCGCGCGCGGCTGTGGCGGTACTACTCGCCCGCCAACGCGCCGCGCGACGACGGCATCATCGAGTTCCACATCCGTTCGGTCGAGGGCGGGTGGGTGAGCCGGTCGATCGTCGGGCACACGCAGCCCGGTGACGTGTGGCGCATCGGTCCGCCGATGGGCCGCCTGAGCGTCGACCGCAAGAGCGGGCGGGACGTGCTGATGGTCGCCGGTGGGACCGGTGTGGCGCCGATGCACGCGATCATCGACGAGATGGCGCAGTGGGGCGAGAACCCGCGCGTGCACCTGTTCATGGGTGGGCGGACGCGGGAGGACCTGTACGACTTGGACAACCTCCAGCGGTTCGCCATGACCAACCCGTGGCTGACCGTCGTGCCGGTGCTGGAGTCGGATCCGGGTGCGCGCGGTGTCGAGCAGGGCACGCTGGCCGACGTGGTCACGCGGTACGGGGCGTGGGAGGAACGGGACGTGCTGGTGTGCGGCTCGCCGTCGATGATCCGGGCGACCGTGTCGCGGATGCTCGTCGCCGGGACGCCACTGGACCGGATCAAGTACGACCCCTTCACCCTGGACTGA
- a CDS encoding VOC family protein has protein sequence MSSLVHHITVDCKDAYALAQFWSQVTGQPVSDEDQPGDPEALVELPEGPGLLFIQVPEGKTVKNRVHLDLRPDIARDAEVERLLGIGATLVDDQRRPNGRGWVVLADPEGNEFCVEVSAAERAALS, from the coding sequence ATGAGTTCCCTCGTGCACCACATCACGGTCGACTGCAAGGACGCTTACGCGCTGGCGCAGTTCTGGAGCCAGGTCACCGGGCAGCCGGTGAGCGACGAAGACCAGCCGGGTGACCCCGAAGCGCTCGTCGAACTGCCGGAAGGGCCGGGACTGCTGTTCATCCAGGTCCCGGAGGGCAAGACGGTCAAGAACCGGGTCCACCTCGACCTCCGTCCCGACATCGCTCGGGATGCCGAAGTGGAGCGGCTGCTCGGGATCGGGGCGACGTTGGTCGACGACCAGCGCCGGCCGAACGGTCGCGGGTGGGTCGTGCTGGCCGATCCGGAGGGCAACGAGTTCTGCGTCGAAGTCAGCGCAGCGGAGCGTGCCGCACTCTCCTGA
- the dnaJ gene encoding molecular chaperone DnaJ yields MSARDWIEKDFYRELGVTSDASADDIKKAYRKLARVLHPDANPGDAKAEARFKAVSEAYGVLSDTAKRKQYDEARRLFSGGGGFPGGFGTGSGFDVGDLFGRQGAGAQQPGGMGGLGDLLGGLFNRRAGTAGSATRPRRGEDVETDVRIDFTEAVKGATVPMRLSSPAACGTCSGSGARPGTTPRTCANCGGAGLVTRSQGAFAFSEPCTDCRGTGRIVDDPCPECGGDGVSTKSRTLTIRIPPGVDDGQRIRLAGQGEPGRNSGPNGDLFVRVHVNPHPLFGRSGNDLTLTVPVTFPELALGTTLTVPTLEGKVTLKVPAGTASGRVLRAKGKGIAKRDGQVGDLLITLNVAVPNNTDAAAREALENYASATAKHDPRAELNALLEKRSV; encoded by the coding sequence GTGAGCGCTCGTGACTGGATCGAGAAGGACTTCTACCGCGAGCTGGGCGTCACCTCCGACGCTTCGGCCGACGACATCAAGAAGGCGTACCGGAAGTTGGCGCGGGTGCTGCACCCCGACGCCAACCCCGGTGACGCCAAGGCCGAGGCGCGGTTCAAGGCGGTGTCCGAGGCGTACGGCGTGCTGTCGGACACCGCGAAGCGCAAGCAGTACGACGAGGCCCGCCGCCTCTTCTCCGGAGGCGGCGGGTTCCCCGGCGGGTTCGGCACCGGCAGCGGGTTCGACGTCGGCGACCTGTTCGGCCGCCAGGGCGCGGGCGCGCAGCAGCCCGGCGGCATGGGCGGGCTCGGCGACCTGCTCGGCGGCCTGTTCAACCGCCGGGCCGGCACGGCGGGGTCGGCGACCAGACCGCGGCGCGGCGAGGACGTCGAGACCGACGTGCGGATCGACTTCACCGAGGCCGTCAAGGGCGCGACCGTGCCCATGCGCCTGTCCAGCCCGGCGGCCTGCGGCACCTGCTCCGGTTCCGGCGCGCGTCCCGGCACGACGCCCCGGACGTGCGCGAACTGCGGTGGCGCCGGTCTGGTGACCCGCAGCCAGGGCGCGTTCGCGTTCTCCGAGCCGTGCACCGACTGCCGGGGCACCGGGCGGATCGTGGACGACCCGTGCCCGGAGTGCGGCGGCGACGGCGTGAGCACGAAGAGCCGCACGTTGACCATCCGCATCCCTCCGGGCGTGGACGACGGTCAGCGGATCCGGTTGGCCGGGCAGGGTGAGCCGGGGCGCAACAGCGGGCCGAACGGCGACCTGTTCGTGCGCGTCCACGTCAACCCGCACCCGCTTTTCGGGCGTTCGGGCAACGACCTGACGCTGACCGTGCCGGTGACGTTCCCCGAGTTGGCGCTCGGCACGACGTTGACCGTGCCCACGCTTGAGGGCAAGGTGACTCTGAAGGTTCCCGCGGGCACGGCCAGTGGCCGGGTGCTGCGGGCCAAGGGCAAGGGCATCGCCAAGCGCGACGGACAGGTCGGCGACCTGCTCATCACGCTGAACGTGGCGGTGCCGAACAACACGGACGCCGCAGCACGGGAGGCGTTGGAGAACTACGCGTCGGCGACGGCGAAGCACGACCCGCGCGCTGAGCTCAACGCCCTGTTGGAGAAGAGGTCGGTGTGA
- a CDS encoding alpha/beta fold hydrolase, translated as MDYVFVHGTTQSPTAWRPVEDLLRRRGHRTVAVDLPTDQPELRAVDYAAIARAQAGDMLAPVLVGHSGAGLLMPAIARAVAASHLAWIAAMIPGPVSLADELAADTGEMFNPEWRALTDPPTADPVVAAYFLFHDCDLAGVRAGLRSLRLFYPAATYREVHELPDVPSTYVLPREDRTLRPSWMRRAARERLGVDAIEVDGGHCPQTSRPETLAAVLGAAWSGPA; from the coding sequence GTGGACTACGTCTTCGTGCACGGCACCACCCAGTCGCCGACCGCCTGGCGCCCCGTCGAGGACCTCCTCCGCCGCCGTGGCCACCGCACCGTCGCCGTCGACCTGCCCACGGACCAGCCTGAGCTGCGCGCCGTCGACTACGCCGCGATCGCCCGCGCGCAGGCGGGCGACATGCTCGCCCCGGTCCTGGTCGGCCACTCCGGCGCCGGCCTGCTGATGCCCGCCATCGCCCGCGCCGTCGCCGCGTCCCACCTGGCCTGGATCGCCGCGATGATCCCCGGCCCCGTGTCCCTGGCCGACGAGCTCGCCGCCGACACCGGCGAGATGTTCAACCCGGAGTGGCGCGCCCTCACCGACCCGCCCACTGCGGACCCGGTGGTGGCCGCGTACTTCCTGTTCCACGACTGCGACCTGGCCGGGGTGCGCGCCGGCCTGCGGTCCCTCCGCCTCTTCTACCCCGCCGCGACGTACCGCGAGGTCCACGAGCTGCCGGACGTGCCGTCGACCTACGTCCTGCCCCGCGAGGACCGCACGCTGCGGCCGTCCTGGATGCGCCGGGCCGCGCGGGAACGGCTCGGGGTCGACGCGATCGAGGTCGACGGTGGCCACTGTCCGCAGACCAGCAGGCCCGAGACGCTGGCGGCGGTGCTCGGCGCGGCGTGGTCGGGTCCCGCTTGA
- the clpB gene encoding ATP-dependent chaperone ClpB: protein MDAFNPTTKTQQAVSAAVQAATIAGNPDVGPVHLLGALLAQGDGLTAPLLSAVGADPTQVHKELDQISRGLPAASGSSVSAPQFSREAARVLGKAQELATEMGDEYVSTEHLLVGLSHHGGQVADLLRRHGATPESLKEAFGKVRGSARVTSPDPEGTYKALEKYGVDLTERARKGELDPVIGRNTEIRRVVQVLSRRTKNNPVLIGEPGVGKTAIVEGLAQRIIAGDVPESLRGKKVVALDLGSMVAGAKYRGEFEERLKAVLKEITDSAGQVVTFIDELHTIVGAGATGESAMDAGNMIKPMLARGELRMVGATTLDEYREHIEKDAALERRFQQVFVGEPSVEDTIGILRGLKDRYEVHHGVRITDAALVAAATLSDRYITARFLPDKAIDLVDESASRLRMEIDSRPVEIDEVERAVRRLEIEEMALAKESDAPSVERLAALRAELAEQRETLAGLTARWQNEKGSIEKVRDLKEQLEQLRGESERAERDGDLGRAAELRYGRIPALEKELEAATRTTQGAAVMLKEEVGPDDVADVVSAWTGIPAGRLLEGETAKLLRMEDELAKRVVGQAEAVRVVSDAVRRTRAGVADPDRPTGSFLFLGPTGVGKTELAKALAEFLFDDERAMIRIDMSEYSEKHSVARLVGAPPGYVGYDQGGQLTESVRRRPYSVVLLDEVEKAHPDVFDVLLQVLDDGRLTDGQGRTVDFRNTILVLTSNLGSHVIADANLNERQRSDAVMSVVRTHFKPEFLNRLDDVVVFHSLATEELTSIVEIQVERLARRLAQRRLTLEVTPAAREWLALNGFDPVYGARPLRRLVQSSIGDQLAKELLAGDVRDGDTVRVDVLDDQSGLIVGRA, encoded by the coding sequence ATGGACGCTTTCAACCCGACCACGAAGACCCAGCAGGCCGTGTCCGCCGCCGTGCAGGCGGCGACCATCGCGGGCAATCCCGACGTCGGCCCGGTCCACCTCCTCGGCGCCCTCCTGGCCCAGGGCGACGGCCTGACCGCGCCCCTCCTGTCCGCCGTCGGCGCGGACCCGACGCAGGTGCACAAGGAACTCGACCAGATCTCCAGGGGCCTGCCCGCGGCCAGCGGCTCCTCCGTGTCCGCGCCCCAGTTCTCCCGCGAGGCGGCCCGGGTGCTGGGCAAGGCGCAGGAACTCGCCACTGAGATGGGTGACGAGTACGTGTCCACCGAGCACCTGCTCGTCGGCCTCTCCCACCACGGCGGCCAGGTCGCCGACCTGCTGCGTCGCCACGGCGCGACCCCCGAATCCCTCAAGGAGGCGTTCGGCAAGGTCCGCGGCTCGGCCCGCGTCACCAGCCCGGATCCGGAGGGCACCTACAAGGCGTTGGAGAAGTACGGCGTCGACCTGACCGAACGCGCCCGCAAGGGCGAGCTGGACCCGGTCATCGGCCGGAACACCGAGATCCGCCGCGTCGTGCAGGTCCTGTCCCGTCGCACGAAGAACAACCCGGTCCTGATCGGCGAGCCCGGCGTGGGCAAGACGGCCATCGTCGAGGGCCTGGCCCAGCGGATCATCGCCGGCGACGTGCCCGAGAGCCTCCGCGGCAAGAAGGTCGTCGCGCTCGACCTCGGCTCGATGGTGGCGGGCGCGAAGTACCGGGGCGAGTTCGAGGAGCGGCTGAAGGCCGTGCTGAAGGAGATCACCGACTCCGCCGGCCAGGTCGTCACGTTCATCGACGAGCTGCACACGATCGTCGGCGCGGGCGCTACGGGCGAGTCCGCCATGGACGCGGGCAACATGATCAAGCCGATGCTGGCCCGCGGCGAGCTGCGGATGGTCGGCGCGACCACGTTGGACGAGTACCGCGAGCACATCGAGAAGGACGCCGCCCTGGAACGCCGCTTCCAGCAGGTCTTCGTCGGCGAGCCGTCCGTCGAGGACACCATCGGCATCCTGCGCGGCCTCAAGGACCGGTACGAGGTGCACCACGGCGTGCGCATCACCGACGCCGCCCTGGTCGCCGCCGCCACCCTCTCCGACCGGTACATCACCGCCCGCTTCCTCCCCGACAAGGCGATCGACCTGGTGGACGAGTCGGCGTCCCGGCTGCGCATGGAGATCGACTCCCGGCCGGTCGAGATCGACGAGGTCGAACGCGCGGTGCGCCGGCTGGAGATCGAGGAGATGGCGCTGGCCAAGGAGTCGGACGCGCCCTCGGTGGAACGCCTCGCCGCGCTGCGAGCCGAGCTGGCCGAGCAGCGCGAGACGCTGGCCGGGCTGACCGCCCGCTGGCAGAACGAGAAGGGCTCGATCGAGAAGGTCCGCGACCTCAAGGAGCAGCTGGAGCAGCTGCGCGGCGAGTCGGAGCGGGCCGAGCGGGACGGTGACCTGGGCCGGGCCGCCGAGCTGCGGTACGGGCGCATCCCGGCGTTGGAGAAGGAGCTGGAGGCGGCCACCCGCACCACGCAGGGCGCCGCCGTGATGCTGAAGGAGGAGGTCGGCCCGGACGACGTGGCCGACGTGGTCTCCGCGTGGACGGGCATTCCGGCGGGTCGGCTGCTCGAAGGCGAGACGGCGAAGCTGCTGCGCATGGAGGACGAGCTGGCCAAGCGCGTGGTCGGCCAGGCCGAGGCGGTCCGGGTGGTGTCGGACGCGGTCCGGCGGACCCGTGCGGGCGTGGCGGACCCGGACCGGCCGACCGGCTCGTTCCTGTTCCTCGGACCGACCGGCGTCGGCAAGACGGAGCTGGCCAAGGCGCTGGCGGAGTTCCTGTTCGACGACGAGCGGGCGATGATCCGGATCGACATGAGCGAGTACTCCGAGAAGCACTCGGTGGCCCGGCTCGTCGGCGCGCCCCCCGGTTACGTCGGGTACGACCAGGGCGGTCAGCTCACCGAGTCCGTGCGCCGCCGGCCTTACTCGGTCGTGCTGCTGGACGAGGTCGAGAAGGCCCACCCGGACGTGTTCGACGTGCTGCTCCAGGTGTTGGACGACGGGAGGCTCACCGACGGCCAGGGTCGCACGGTCGACTTCCGCAACACCATCCTGGTGCTGACGTCGAACCTCGGGTCGCACGTCATCGCCGACGCCAACCTGAACGAGCGGCAGCGCAGTGACGCGGTCATGTCGGTGGTCCGGACGCACTTCAAGCCGGAGTTCCTGAACAGGTTGGACGACGTGGTGGTGTTCCACTCGCTGGCCACCGAGGAGCTGACCTCGATCGTGGAGATCCAGGTCGAACGCCTCGCC